Proteins encoded within one genomic window of Solea senegalensis isolate Sse05_10M linkage group LG11, IFAPA_SoseM_1, whole genome shotgun sequence:
- the znf512b gene encoding zinc finger protein 512B isoform X4, which yields MESPGSRLGKLSSSGLPKGRTPKHGHPQETVRNMAGPENNKHMPGPVCDEPAEGKRKGRPKADVQELRSIPATVAEKLSHGCPYCEAVFATKVHLHKHKLWNHPDRVTMEGKEGQAKLQKTPVKSNTKKRPLENSPPSPVFFKVKKIHEVSTPSQNGDVVHQRSERKQHSQQIPQSLPVLPHSQQSQCQSTSSDAGGSESEGGSLPPSLADEDPERMKHKPGRKQKTPKKFTGEQPSISGTFGLKGMTKVEEKLKAGRAKRPEGSALSEDPQRRPAPAQSAKKDSATTSSGVVPDTQWQRAISERGEVVCPSCSIVTRKTIHGLKKHMEICKKLQDALKCQQCQKQFRSKAGLNYHTMAEHSNKPSGSEGQTGDEHEERERLRRVLKQMGRIKCPSEGCSAHFSSLTGYQYHQKRCGGEFSDDEKPVFLCQHCGKTYHSTAGRDYHIRAEHSATITATAATNNNNSSSNNKDNTTDNNNNTGKERVLSEESPAGGKKEQNQPEKMDWQKKSPSKEPKEKQRETRQKERGKEKERESVADKAVRNESQGEDFERTPSGRVRRRSAQVAVFHLQEIAEDELAKDWGTKRRIKDDLVPDSKRLNYTRPGLPNFSPELLETWKNQVKEKGFICCTNENCEAVYSSVSGLKAHLANCSQGGGELGKYTCLLCQKEFSSESGVKYHISKTHSQNWFRAAENEVVSSSKNKAPQNNGVKAEVTNCAAPGKKRGRKPKERPSVVEPLQTNIEAPAVTENSTPASDPSLCSTKPPSSIPNPSDNANSGPNRQPVPSAGRRSKPKRLSLSE from the exons tgccaggtccagtgtgtgatgaGCCAGCAGAAGGGAAGAGGAAAGGTCGACCCAAAGCAGACGTGCAGGAACTGAGGAGCATCCCT GCCACAGTCGCTGAGAAGCTGAGTCATGGCTGCCCCTACTGTGAGGCAGTGTTTGCCACCAAGGTCCACCTGCACAAGCACAAGCTGTGGAACCATCCCGACAGGGTCACGATGGAGGGCAAGGAGGGGCAAGCGAAACTTCAGAAGACTCCTGTCAAGTCCAACACCAAGAAAAG GCCCTTGGAGAACAGCCCCCCTTCTCCTGTCTTCTTCAAAGTGAAGAAGATCCACGAGGTGTCGACACCCTCACAGAACGGCGATGTGGTCCACCAGAGGAGCGAGAGGAAGCAGCACAGTCAGCAGATCCCCCAGTCCCTGCCCGTCCTCCCTCACTCCCAGCAGTCGCAGTGCCAGAGCACGTCGTCTGACGCTGGCGGCAGTGAAAGTGAGGGCGGGAGTCTTCCTCCATCTTTGGCTGACGAGGACCCGGAGCGAATGAAGCACA agcCAGGACGGAAGCAGAAAACACCCAAGAAATTCACCGGAGAGCAGCCCTCTATATCTGGAACATTCGGATTGAAAG gcatGACTAAGGTGGAGGAGAAACTGAAAGCAGGTCGTGCAAAGAGACCAGAAGGAAGTGCGCTCAGTGAGGATCCTCAGAGAAGACCAGCTCCAGCTCAGTCCGCCAAGAAAGACTCAGCCACAACCAGCTCTG GCGTGGTTCCTGACACGCAGTGGCAGCGGGCGATCTCAGAGCGAGGGGAAGTCGTGTGTCCCAGCTGCTCCATCGTCACCAGGAAAACCATCCACGGCCTCAAGAAACACATGGAGATTTGCAAGAAG CTCCAGGACGCCCTGAAGTGCCAGCAGTGCCAGAAGCAGTTCAGATCCAAGGCCGGCCTCAACTACCACACCATGGCTGAGCACAGCAACAAg ccGTCGGGGAGTGAAGGCCAGACGGGCGACGAgcatgaggagagagagaggctgcgTCGAGTTCTCAAACAGATGGGACGAATCAAATGTCCTAGTGAG ggttGCTCGGCCCATTTCTCCAGTCTGACGGGTTACCAGTACCACCAGAAGCGCTGTGGAGGGGAGTTTTCTGATGACGAGAagcctgtgtttctgtgtcagcACTGTGGAAAAACCTACCACTCCACAGCCGGCAGAGACTACCATATACGTGCTGAACACTCAGCAACCATCACTGCCACAGCTGCcaccaataacaacaacagcagcagcaacaacaaggaCAATacaactgacaacaacaacaacaccggCAAAGAAAGG GTACTGTCAGAGGAGTCTCCAGCAGGAGGCAAGAAGGAGCAAAACCAGCCTGAGAAGATGGACTGGCAGAAGAAATCTCCCTCCAAAGAGCCCAAAGAGAAGCAAAGAGAAACCAggcagaaagagagggggaaagaaaaagagagggagtcAGTCGCTGACAAAGCAGTGCGGAATGAGAGCCAGGGGGAGGACTTTGAGCGGACCCCCAGTGGCAGAGTGAGGCGCCGTTCAGCCCAGGTGGCAGTGTTCCACCTGCAAGAGATCGCAGAGGATGAGCTGGCCAAAGACTGGGGCACCAAGAGACGCATCAAAGACGACCTGGTGCCTGACAGCAAGAGG TTAAACTACACACGACCCGGCCTCCCCAACTTTAGCCCAGAGCTCCTGGAGACCTGGAAGAACCAAGTCAAAGAGAAGGGTTTCATCTGCTGCACCAATGAA AACTGTGAAGCTGTCTATTCCAGCGTGTCAGGACTTAAAGCTCATCTCGCCAACTGCAGCCAG ggTGGTGGAGAACTGGGGAAGTACACCTGTCTGCTGTGTCAGAAGGAGTTTAGTTCAGAGAGCGGCGTGAAGTACCACATCAGCAAGACACACTCACAG AACTGGTTTCGTGCAGCCGAGAATGAAGTGGTCTCCAGCAGCAAGAATAAAGCGCCGCAGAACAACGGGGTCAAAGCAGAGGTGACAAACTGTGCTGCACCGGGTAAGAAGAGGGGCCGCAAGCCCAAAGAGCGCCCCTCTGTGGTCGAACCTcttcaaacaaacattgaaGCGCCTGCAGTTACTGAAAACTCAACCCCCGCCTCAGATCCTTCCTTGTGCTCAACAAAACCTCCGAGCTCGATCCCCAACCCATCGGACAATGCTAATTCAGGCCCAAACCGACAGCCCGTCCCTTCTGCTGGCAGACGAAGCAAACCCAAGAGGCTGTCGCTGTCAGAGTAG
- the znf512b gene encoding zinc finger protein 512B isoform X1, giving the protein MESPGSRLGKLSSSGLPKGRTPKHGHPQETVRNMAGPENNKHMPGPVCDEPAEGKRKGRPKADVQELRSIPAHMIVQWKEEFKRRSRVKCPCSGCWLEFPSIYGVKYHYQRCQGATVAEKLSHGCPYCEAVFATKVHLHKHKLWNHPDRVTMEGKEGQAKLQKTPVKSNTKKRPLENSPPSPVFFKVKKIHEVSTPSQNGDVVHQRSERKQHSQQIPQSLPVLPHSQQSQCQSTSSDAGGSESEGGSLPPSLADEDPERMKHKPGRKQKTPKKFTGEQPSISGTFGLKGMTKVEEKLKAGRAKRPEGSALSEDPQRRPAPAQSAKKDSATTSSGVVPDTQWQRAISERGEVVCPSCSIVTRKTIHGLKKHMEICKKLQDALKCQQCQKQFRSKAGLNYHTMAEHSNKPSGSEGQTGDEHEERERLRRVLKQMGRIKCPSEGCSAHFSSLTGYQYHQKRCGGEFSDDEKPVFLCQHCGKTYHSTAGRDYHIRAEHSATITATAATNNNNSSSNNKDNTTDNNNNTGKERVLSEESPAGGKKEQNQPEKMDWQKKSPSKEPKEKQRETRQKERGKEKERESVADKAVRNESQGEDFERTPSGRVRRRSAQVAVFHLQEIAEDELAKDWGTKRRIKDDLVPDSKRLNYTRPGLPNFSPELLETWKNQVKEKGFICCTNENCEAVYSSVSGLKAHLANCSQGGGELGKYTCLLCQKEFSSESGVKYHISKTHSQNWFRAAENEVVSSSKNKAPQNNGVKAEVTNCAAPGKKRGRKPKERPSVVEPLQTNIEAPAVTENSTPASDPSLCSTKPPSSIPNPSDNANSGPNRQPVPSAGRRSKPKRLSLSE; this is encoded by the exons tgccaggtccagtgtgtgatgaGCCAGCAGAAGGGAAGAGGAAAGGTCGACCCAAAGCAGACGTGCAGGAACTGAGGAGCATCCCT GCCCATATGATAGTTCAATGGAAGGAAGAGTTTAAACGCCGCTCCAGGGTTAAGTGTCCGTGTTCAGGCTGCTGGTTAGAGTTTCCCAGCATCTATGGCGTCAAGTACCACTATCAACGCTGCCAGGGG GCCACAGTCGCTGAGAAGCTGAGTCATGGCTGCCCCTACTGTGAGGCAGTGTTTGCCACCAAGGTCCACCTGCACAAGCACAAGCTGTGGAACCATCCCGACAGGGTCACGATGGAGGGCAAGGAGGGGCAAGCGAAACTTCAGAAGACTCCTGTCAAGTCCAACACCAAGAAAAG GCCCTTGGAGAACAGCCCCCCTTCTCCTGTCTTCTTCAAAGTGAAGAAGATCCACGAGGTGTCGACACCCTCACAGAACGGCGATGTGGTCCACCAGAGGAGCGAGAGGAAGCAGCACAGTCAGCAGATCCCCCAGTCCCTGCCCGTCCTCCCTCACTCCCAGCAGTCGCAGTGCCAGAGCACGTCGTCTGACGCTGGCGGCAGTGAAAGTGAGGGCGGGAGTCTTCCTCCATCTTTGGCTGACGAGGACCCGGAGCGAATGAAGCACA agcCAGGACGGAAGCAGAAAACACCCAAGAAATTCACCGGAGAGCAGCCCTCTATATCTGGAACATTCGGATTGAAAG gcatGACTAAGGTGGAGGAGAAACTGAAAGCAGGTCGTGCAAAGAGACCAGAAGGAAGTGCGCTCAGTGAGGATCCTCAGAGAAGACCAGCTCCAGCTCAGTCCGCCAAGAAAGACTCAGCCACAACCAGCTCTG GCGTGGTTCCTGACACGCAGTGGCAGCGGGCGATCTCAGAGCGAGGGGAAGTCGTGTGTCCCAGCTGCTCCATCGTCACCAGGAAAACCATCCACGGCCTCAAGAAACACATGGAGATTTGCAAGAAG CTCCAGGACGCCCTGAAGTGCCAGCAGTGCCAGAAGCAGTTCAGATCCAAGGCCGGCCTCAACTACCACACCATGGCTGAGCACAGCAACAAg ccGTCGGGGAGTGAAGGCCAGACGGGCGACGAgcatgaggagagagagaggctgcgTCGAGTTCTCAAACAGATGGGACGAATCAAATGTCCTAGTGAG ggttGCTCGGCCCATTTCTCCAGTCTGACGGGTTACCAGTACCACCAGAAGCGCTGTGGAGGGGAGTTTTCTGATGACGAGAagcctgtgtttctgtgtcagcACTGTGGAAAAACCTACCACTCCACAGCCGGCAGAGACTACCATATACGTGCTGAACACTCAGCAACCATCACTGCCACAGCTGCcaccaataacaacaacagcagcagcaacaacaaggaCAATacaactgacaacaacaacaacaccggCAAAGAAAGG GTACTGTCAGAGGAGTCTCCAGCAGGAGGCAAGAAGGAGCAAAACCAGCCTGAGAAGATGGACTGGCAGAAGAAATCTCCCTCCAAAGAGCCCAAAGAGAAGCAAAGAGAAACCAggcagaaagagagggggaaagaaaaagagagggagtcAGTCGCTGACAAAGCAGTGCGGAATGAGAGCCAGGGGGAGGACTTTGAGCGGACCCCCAGTGGCAGAGTGAGGCGCCGTTCAGCCCAGGTGGCAGTGTTCCACCTGCAAGAGATCGCAGAGGATGAGCTGGCCAAAGACTGGGGCACCAAGAGACGCATCAAAGACGACCTGGTGCCTGACAGCAAGAGG TTAAACTACACACGACCCGGCCTCCCCAACTTTAGCCCAGAGCTCCTGGAGACCTGGAAGAACCAAGTCAAAGAGAAGGGTTTCATCTGCTGCACCAATGAA AACTGTGAAGCTGTCTATTCCAGCGTGTCAGGACTTAAAGCTCATCTCGCCAACTGCAGCCAG ggTGGTGGAGAACTGGGGAAGTACACCTGTCTGCTGTGTCAGAAGGAGTTTAGTTCAGAGAGCGGCGTGAAGTACCACATCAGCAAGACACACTCACAG AACTGGTTTCGTGCAGCCGAGAATGAAGTGGTCTCCAGCAGCAAGAATAAAGCGCCGCAGAACAACGGGGTCAAAGCAGAGGTGACAAACTGTGCTGCACCGGGTAAGAAGAGGGGCCGCAAGCCCAAAGAGCGCCCCTCTGTGGTCGAACCTcttcaaacaaacattgaaGCGCCTGCAGTTACTGAAAACTCAACCCCCGCCTCAGATCCTTCCTTGTGCTCAACAAAACCTCCGAGCTCGATCCCCAACCCATCGGACAATGCTAATTCAGGCCCAAACCGACAGCCCGTCCCTTCTGCTGGCAGACGAAGCAAACCCAAGAGGCTGTCGCTGTCAGAGTAG
- the znf512b gene encoding zinc finger protein 512B isoform X3 yields the protein MGTSSKTVPGPVCDEPAEGKRKGRPKADVQELRSIPAHMIVQWKEEFKRRSRVKCPCSGCWLEFPSIYGVKYHYQRCQGATVAEKLSHGCPYCEAVFATKVHLHKHKLWNHPDRVTMEGKEGQAKLQKTPVKSNTKKRPLENSPPSPVFFKVKKIHEVSTPSQNGDVVHQRSERKQHSQQIPQSLPVLPHSQQSQCQSTSSDAGGSESEGGSLPPSLADEDPERMKHKPGRKQKTPKKFTGEQPSISGTFGLKGMTKVEEKLKAGRAKRPEGSALSEDPQRRPAPAQSAKKDSATTSSGVVPDTQWQRAISERGEVVCPSCSIVTRKTIHGLKKHMEICKKLQDALKCQQCQKQFRSKAGLNYHTMAEHSNKPSGSEGQTGDEHEERERLRRVLKQMGRIKCPSEGCSAHFSSLTGYQYHQKRCGGEFSDDEKPVFLCQHCGKTYHSTAGRDYHIRAEHSATITATAATNNNNSSSNNKDNTTDNNNNTGKERVLSEESPAGGKKEQNQPEKMDWQKKSPSKEPKEKQRETRQKERGKEKERESVADKAVRNESQGEDFERTPSGRVRRRSAQVAVFHLQEIAEDELAKDWGTKRRIKDDLVPDSKRLNYTRPGLPNFSPELLETWKNQVKEKGFICCTNENCEAVYSSVSGLKAHLANCSQGGGELGKYTCLLCQKEFSSESGVKYHISKTHSQNWFRAAENEVVSSSKNKAPQNNGVKAEVTNCAAPGKKRGRKPKERPSVVEPLQTNIEAPAVTENSTPASDPSLCSTKPPSSIPNPSDNANSGPNRQPVPSAGRRSKPKRLSLSE from the exons ATGGGGACGTCTTCAAAGACAG tgccaggtccagtgtgtgatgaGCCAGCAGAAGGGAAGAGGAAAGGTCGACCCAAAGCAGACGTGCAGGAACTGAGGAGCATCCCT GCCCATATGATAGTTCAATGGAAGGAAGAGTTTAAACGCCGCTCCAGGGTTAAGTGTCCGTGTTCAGGCTGCTGGTTAGAGTTTCCCAGCATCTATGGCGTCAAGTACCACTATCAACGCTGCCAGGGG GCCACAGTCGCTGAGAAGCTGAGTCATGGCTGCCCCTACTGTGAGGCAGTGTTTGCCACCAAGGTCCACCTGCACAAGCACAAGCTGTGGAACCATCCCGACAGGGTCACGATGGAGGGCAAGGAGGGGCAAGCGAAACTTCAGAAGACTCCTGTCAAGTCCAACACCAAGAAAAG GCCCTTGGAGAACAGCCCCCCTTCTCCTGTCTTCTTCAAAGTGAAGAAGATCCACGAGGTGTCGACACCCTCACAGAACGGCGATGTGGTCCACCAGAGGAGCGAGAGGAAGCAGCACAGTCAGCAGATCCCCCAGTCCCTGCCCGTCCTCCCTCACTCCCAGCAGTCGCAGTGCCAGAGCACGTCGTCTGACGCTGGCGGCAGTGAAAGTGAGGGCGGGAGTCTTCCTCCATCTTTGGCTGACGAGGACCCGGAGCGAATGAAGCACA agcCAGGACGGAAGCAGAAAACACCCAAGAAATTCACCGGAGAGCAGCCCTCTATATCTGGAACATTCGGATTGAAAG gcatGACTAAGGTGGAGGAGAAACTGAAAGCAGGTCGTGCAAAGAGACCAGAAGGAAGTGCGCTCAGTGAGGATCCTCAGAGAAGACCAGCTCCAGCTCAGTCCGCCAAGAAAGACTCAGCCACAACCAGCTCTG GCGTGGTTCCTGACACGCAGTGGCAGCGGGCGATCTCAGAGCGAGGGGAAGTCGTGTGTCCCAGCTGCTCCATCGTCACCAGGAAAACCATCCACGGCCTCAAGAAACACATGGAGATTTGCAAGAAG CTCCAGGACGCCCTGAAGTGCCAGCAGTGCCAGAAGCAGTTCAGATCCAAGGCCGGCCTCAACTACCACACCATGGCTGAGCACAGCAACAAg ccGTCGGGGAGTGAAGGCCAGACGGGCGACGAgcatgaggagagagagaggctgcgTCGAGTTCTCAAACAGATGGGACGAATCAAATGTCCTAGTGAG ggttGCTCGGCCCATTTCTCCAGTCTGACGGGTTACCAGTACCACCAGAAGCGCTGTGGAGGGGAGTTTTCTGATGACGAGAagcctgtgtttctgtgtcagcACTGTGGAAAAACCTACCACTCCACAGCCGGCAGAGACTACCATATACGTGCTGAACACTCAGCAACCATCACTGCCACAGCTGCcaccaataacaacaacagcagcagcaacaacaaggaCAATacaactgacaacaacaacaacaccggCAAAGAAAGG GTACTGTCAGAGGAGTCTCCAGCAGGAGGCAAGAAGGAGCAAAACCAGCCTGAGAAGATGGACTGGCAGAAGAAATCTCCCTCCAAAGAGCCCAAAGAGAAGCAAAGAGAAACCAggcagaaagagagggggaaagaaaaagagagggagtcAGTCGCTGACAAAGCAGTGCGGAATGAGAGCCAGGGGGAGGACTTTGAGCGGACCCCCAGTGGCAGAGTGAGGCGCCGTTCAGCCCAGGTGGCAGTGTTCCACCTGCAAGAGATCGCAGAGGATGAGCTGGCCAAAGACTGGGGCACCAAGAGACGCATCAAAGACGACCTGGTGCCTGACAGCAAGAGG TTAAACTACACACGACCCGGCCTCCCCAACTTTAGCCCAGAGCTCCTGGAGACCTGGAAGAACCAAGTCAAAGAGAAGGGTTTCATCTGCTGCACCAATGAA AACTGTGAAGCTGTCTATTCCAGCGTGTCAGGACTTAAAGCTCATCTCGCCAACTGCAGCCAG ggTGGTGGAGAACTGGGGAAGTACACCTGTCTGCTGTGTCAGAAGGAGTTTAGTTCAGAGAGCGGCGTGAAGTACCACATCAGCAAGACACACTCACAG AACTGGTTTCGTGCAGCCGAGAATGAAGTGGTCTCCAGCAGCAAGAATAAAGCGCCGCAGAACAACGGGGTCAAAGCAGAGGTGACAAACTGTGCTGCACCGGGTAAGAAGAGGGGCCGCAAGCCCAAAGAGCGCCCCTCTGTGGTCGAACCTcttcaaacaaacattgaaGCGCCTGCAGTTACTGAAAACTCAACCCCCGCCTCAGATCCTTCCTTGTGCTCAACAAAACCTCCGAGCTCGATCCCCAACCCATCGGACAATGCTAATTCAGGCCCAAACCGACAGCCCGTCCCTTCTGCTGGCAGACGAAGCAAACCCAAGAGGCTGTCGCTGTCAGAGTAG
- the znf512b gene encoding zinc finger protein 512B isoform X2 produces the protein MESPGSRLGKLSSSGLPKGRTPKHGHPQETVRNMAGPENNKHMPGPVCDEPAEGKRKGRPKADVQELRSIPAHMIVQWKEEFKRRSRVKCPCSGCWLEFPSIYGVKYHYQRCQGATVAEKLSHGCPYCEAVFATKVHLHKHKLWNHPDRVTMEGKEGQAKLQKTPVKSNTKKRPLENSPPSPVFFKVKKIHEVSTPSQNGDVVHQRSERKQHSQQIPQSLPVLPHSQQSQCQSTSSDAGGSESEGGSLPPSLADEDPERMKHRRKQKTPKKFTGEQPSISGTFGLKGMTKVEEKLKAGRAKRPEGSALSEDPQRRPAPAQSAKKDSATTSSGVVPDTQWQRAISERGEVVCPSCSIVTRKTIHGLKKHMEICKKLQDALKCQQCQKQFRSKAGLNYHTMAEHSNKPSGSEGQTGDEHEERERLRRVLKQMGRIKCPSEGCSAHFSSLTGYQYHQKRCGGEFSDDEKPVFLCQHCGKTYHSTAGRDYHIRAEHSATITATAATNNNNSSSNNKDNTTDNNNNTGKERVLSEESPAGGKKEQNQPEKMDWQKKSPSKEPKEKQRETRQKERGKEKERESVADKAVRNESQGEDFERTPSGRVRRRSAQVAVFHLQEIAEDELAKDWGTKRRIKDDLVPDSKRLNYTRPGLPNFSPELLETWKNQVKEKGFICCTNENCEAVYSSVSGLKAHLANCSQGGGELGKYTCLLCQKEFSSESGVKYHISKTHSQNWFRAAENEVVSSSKNKAPQNNGVKAEVTNCAAPGKKRGRKPKERPSVVEPLQTNIEAPAVTENSTPASDPSLCSTKPPSSIPNPSDNANSGPNRQPVPSAGRRSKPKRLSLSE, from the exons tgccaggtccagtgtgtgatgaGCCAGCAGAAGGGAAGAGGAAAGGTCGACCCAAAGCAGACGTGCAGGAACTGAGGAGCATCCCT GCCCATATGATAGTTCAATGGAAGGAAGAGTTTAAACGCCGCTCCAGGGTTAAGTGTCCGTGTTCAGGCTGCTGGTTAGAGTTTCCCAGCATCTATGGCGTCAAGTACCACTATCAACGCTGCCAGGGG GCCACAGTCGCTGAGAAGCTGAGTCATGGCTGCCCCTACTGTGAGGCAGTGTTTGCCACCAAGGTCCACCTGCACAAGCACAAGCTGTGGAACCATCCCGACAGGGTCACGATGGAGGGCAAGGAGGGGCAAGCGAAACTTCAGAAGACTCCTGTCAAGTCCAACACCAAGAAAAG GCCCTTGGAGAACAGCCCCCCTTCTCCTGTCTTCTTCAAAGTGAAGAAGATCCACGAGGTGTCGACACCCTCACAGAACGGCGATGTGGTCCACCAGAGGAGCGAGAGGAAGCAGCACAGTCAGCAGATCCCCCAGTCCCTGCCCGTCCTCCCTCACTCCCAGCAGTCGCAGTGCCAGAGCACGTCGTCTGACGCTGGCGGCAGTGAAAGTGAGGGCGGGAGTCTTCCTCCATCTTTGGCTGACGAGGACCCGGAGCGAATGAAGCACA GACGGAAGCAGAAAACACCCAAGAAATTCACCGGAGAGCAGCCCTCTATATCTGGAACATTCGGATTGAAAG gcatGACTAAGGTGGAGGAGAAACTGAAAGCAGGTCGTGCAAAGAGACCAGAAGGAAGTGCGCTCAGTGAGGATCCTCAGAGAAGACCAGCTCCAGCTCAGTCCGCCAAGAAAGACTCAGCCACAACCAGCTCTG GCGTGGTTCCTGACACGCAGTGGCAGCGGGCGATCTCAGAGCGAGGGGAAGTCGTGTGTCCCAGCTGCTCCATCGTCACCAGGAAAACCATCCACGGCCTCAAGAAACACATGGAGATTTGCAAGAAG CTCCAGGACGCCCTGAAGTGCCAGCAGTGCCAGAAGCAGTTCAGATCCAAGGCCGGCCTCAACTACCACACCATGGCTGAGCACAGCAACAAg ccGTCGGGGAGTGAAGGCCAGACGGGCGACGAgcatgaggagagagagaggctgcgTCGAGTTCTCAAACAGATGGGACGAATCAAATGTCCTAGTGAG ggttGCTCGGCCCATTTCTCCAGTCTGACGGGTTACCAGTACCACCAGAAGCGCTGTGGAGGGGAGTTTTCTGATGACGAGAagcctgtgtttctgtgtcagcACTGTGGAAAAACCTACCACTCCACAGCCGGCAGAGACTACCATATACGTGCTGAACACTCAGCAACCATCACTGCCACAGCTGCcaccaataacaacaacagcagcagcaacaacaaggaCAATacaactgacaacaacaacaacaccggCAAAGAAAGG GTACTGTCAGAGGAGTCTCCAGCAGGAGGCAAGAAGGAGCAAAACCAGCCTGAGAAGATGGACTGGCAGAAGAAATCTCCCTCCAAAGAGCCCAAAGAGAAGCAAAGAGAAACCAggcagaaagagagggggaaagaaaaagagagggagtcAGTCGCTGACAAAGCAGTGCGGAATGAGAGCCAGGGGGAGGACTTTGAGCGGACCCCCAGTGGCAGAGTGAGGCGCCGTTCAGCCCAGGTGGCAGTGTTCCACCTGCAAGAGATCGCAGAGGATGAGCTGGCCAAAGACTGGGGCACCAAGAGACGCATCAAAGACGACCTGGTGCCTGACAGCAAGAGG TTAAACTACACACGACCCGGCCTCCCCAACTTTAGCCCAGAGCTCCTGGAGACCTGGAAGAACCAAGTCAAAGAGAAGGGTTTCATCTGCTGCACCAATGAA AACTGTGAAGCTGTCTATTCCAGCGTGTCAGGACTTAAAGCTCATCTCGCCAACTGCAGCCAG ggTGGTGGAGAACTGGGGAAGTACACCTGTCTGCTGTGTCAGAAGGAGTTTAGTTCAGAGAGCGGCGTGAAGTACCACATCAGCAAGACACACTCACAG AACTGGTTTCGTGCAGCCGAGAATGAAGTGGTCTCCAGCAGCAAGAATAAAGCGCCGCAGAACAACGGGGTCAAAGCAGAGGTGACAAACTGTGCTGCACCGGGTAAGAAGAGGGGCCGCAAGCCCAAAGAGCGCCCCTCTGTGGTCGAACCTcttcaaacaaacattgaaGCGCCTGCAGTTACTGAAAACTCAACCCCCGCCTCAGATCCTTCCTTGTGCTCAACAAAACCTCCGAGCTCGATCCCCAACCCATCGGACAATGCTAATTCAGGCCCAAACCGACAGCCCGTCCCTTCTGCTGGCAGACGAAGCAAACCCAAGAGGCTGTCGCTGTCAGAGTAG